In Streptococcus pneumoniae, the sequence GTAGCGCTGTAAGTTTGAGTACCATTTGCTCGGAACTGGTCAATGAGCGCTTGTTTTTCTTTGCCAGCTACATTTCCGTCCAAGGCTACTTGATAGAAGTATTGACCTTTGGTCTTCACGTTTTCACCTAGTGGAGATAGGGCTGGGTTTTTAGCGTCACCGTTATCTGACCATGGTGCCTTGTCAGATGCCTTGAGCAAGAGACGAGTCAACATGCCATCACCTGCGAAGAGTTCGTATGGAATCACATGGTTGACACCTGCTGTGAATGGACCTTCACCCTTGGCTTTTTCTAGGTAGGCTGCTGGAACATCGATACTGTCTTTAACGTTATCTTTAACAGCTTTTTCGACAGTTTCTTTAGCAACTAATCCATTGATGTTGATGTCTACACTTTTAGTAGCAACTAGATTAGTCAAGTCAGCTTTACCGTCTTTATTTCCGTAAACTTTAACAGTAGCTTTATAAGTTTGAGTACCATTAGCGCGAAGTTGATCAATTAAAGCTTGACCTTGTTTACCAACAGTATTGCCATTTAAGTCTACTTCATAGAAGTATTTCCCTTTTGTTAATCCTTCAAGAGGAGGTAAAGCAGGATTTTTAGCAGTACCATTGTCAGACCAAGGAGCATTATCCGAAGCTTTTAGTAATAGACGAGTTAACATACCATCACCAGCGAATAGTTCATAAGGAATTACTTGGTTTACACCGGCAGTGAAAGGACCTTTCCCTTCAGCTTTTTCAAGATAAGCAGCAGGAACATCGATGCTGTCTTTTGTATTTTCTTTCACTCCACCTTTTACTTGTTCAGGAGTAGTTTCTGCTGGACTTGCTTGTGTCCCATCCACATCAGCTGTATCTACAGTTTCTTTTAAGACATCTGTTAGCTCTGGATTTTTTTGAGCTTCTTCATCTTTTTCAAAAAGTGTATCCAGACTAGAAGAGTTTGTTTCCTCGCTCACTTCAGTTCTTTCTGTAGGTGTCGGAAGTGAATTCGTATTTCCAGTAACGCCCTCAGGTTTCGCTTGAGTGAGAACGGTGTCTCCTGGTTTTTCTGATAAGTCACCCTCTTTCGTTCCCGATGTCTCTTCAGGTAAGACTTGACCTGGGGTCGGATTGACCACATCGGCACGTACAGAACTTGGCTGACCAACTAGGACAAAGAAGCCACTAGCCACAACAACTGAGGCAACACCGACACTGAGACGGCGAATAGACCAACGAGTATATCTTTGATTTGGATTGAATTTCATAGGATTCTCCTTAGAGTCTTTCTTTATTTGATGACTCTAGTATAATCTCCTGAAATTAAAAAGGACTAAGAAAAAGTTAAAATTTTTCTTAAATCCCTCTTATAAAACACTTATATTAATTAAATCCATAAACAGATTTGGTGATTTGATAGACGACATTGGACAGTTTGCGATCTGGCAAGACAGAATGTTTGGTCAAACGGCTCAACATGGTCTTACGAATAGCCTGAAAGACTTCTGGATTTTTCTGCTGAATATAGGTCCACAATTGGCGTTTTTTTGCCAGATGCTCCGCTGTTCCAGATCGGTTGAGCAGGGTACTGGAAATCACCGTCGTGATTTCAATATGATTCAGCAGATATTCTCGCATTTTGGGATGACTCACTTGGGACAAATCAAGTTGGTCTACCAAGAGTCGATTGACCTTGAGTTGCTGGTCAATGCACTTAATCATCACTTGCTCATTGACAGACTGGTCCTCACGCCCAATCAAATAACGATAGAAATCGACAGGCAGATAGTACATGGTCTTGACCTGCTGAAGGGGCGTAAAGACAAAGAGATTATCGACATAAAAAGTATGTTCAGGCAGTTAGAACTGGCTAGCACGCAACAAAGCTGTCCGATAAATCAGCGAGTGCATCATGGTATACTGGCCTTTGGAGAAATTTCCGACCTGGTCCCAGCCAAAAATCTGCCGAACAGGCAAGACTGAATCGTAACTCATACTCTTCTTACGAGATTGCCCTTCCTTTTCATAGACAAAATTGGTCACAAAGACATCCACCTCTTGACCCTTGCTCTCAAGTTCCTGCAAGGTTTCAAGAATTTTCAAGTAGGCACGAGGATCCACCCAGTCATCACTGTCAACTACTTTAAAATAGCGCCCAGAAGCCTCTGCCAAGCCACGATTGACCGCACCGCCATGGCATTTATTTTCCTGATAGATGGCTCTAACGATATTAGGATACTTGCTAGCTAAACACTCAGCGATTTCCTGAGTCTGATCCTGAGACCCGTCATTGATAATCAAAATCCCAACTTGCTCACCACCAATCACTAGCGACTCCACACAGTAATGAAGATAGGCTGCTGCATTATAGCTAGAAATGGCGATAGACAATAACTTCATAATCTGCTCCTTTAGGGGACTGATTTTTTCTTATACTCTTCGAAAATCTCTTCAAACCGCGTCAACGTCGCCTTGCCGTATAGATGTTACTGACTTCGTCAGTTCTATCTGCAACCTCAAAACAGTGTTTTGAGCTGACTTCGTCAGTTCTATCCACAACCTCAAAACAGTGTTTTGAGCAGCCCGCAGCTAGTTTCCTAGTTTGATCTTTGATTTTCATTGAGTATTACTCTCTCTTGTCACTTCCTTCTATTTTACCATAAAGTCCAGCCTTTGAAGAACTTTTACTAGAAGACAAGGGGCTTCTGTCTCTATTTGCCATCTTGGGCATCAAAAAAGAGGGGTCATCCCTCTTTACGAATTCAATGCTACTAGGGTATCCAAATACTGGTTGTTGATGACTGCCAAAATATAGGTATCTGCTTTCAAGAGGTCATCTGGTCCAAATTCAACATCCAATGGGGAATTTTCCTGCTCTCGGAAACCCAAAATATTCAGATTGTATTTGCCACGGAGGTCTAATTTACTCAGACTTTGACCTGCCCAAGACTGAGGAATTTTCATCTCCACGATAGACACATTTTTATCCAACTGAAAGACATCAACACTATTATGGAAAAGAATGGTCTGTGCTAGAGACTGCCCCATTTCATACTCTGGCGAGATAACCGAGTCACCTCCAATCTTTTCTAGCACTTTCTTAGCGGTCTGACTTTTGACCTTAGCAATAACAGTCGGTACCCCCAAACTCTTACAGTGCATAACCGCAAGCACACTCGACTCCAGATTTTCACCTGTCGCGACTACAACGGTATCGCAGGTATCAATCCCTGCTGATCTCAATAATTCTTCATCTGTGATGTCACCAATCACTCCACGCGCCAAAACTGGCTCAAACTGATTGATGCGCTCTGCGTGGTCATCAATAGCGATAATATTCATATCCTGCTTGGCTAGGGCAGCTAGGACACTGCTCCCAAAAATTCCCAAGCCCAAAATTCCAATCGTACGATCTGACATGCTCTTTCCTTTCTTAACCAATACTAATATCTGCTTTCATATAGTGAATCATATCTTTCTTTTCTGGATGGTAATCTGCC encodes:
- a CDS encoding glycosyltransferase family 2 protein, with the translated sequence MKLLSIAISSYNAAAYLHYCVESLVIGGEQVGILIINDGSQDQTQEIAECLASKYPNIVRAIYQENKCHGGAVNRGLAEASGRYFKVVDSDDWVDPRAYLKILETLQELESKGQEVDVFVTNFVYEKEGQSRKKSMSYDSVLPVRQIFGWDQVGNFSKGQYTMMHSLIYRTALLRASQF
- a CDS encoding potassium channel family protein; amino-acid sequence: MSDRTIGILGLGIFGSSVLAALAKQDMNIIAIDDHAERINQFEPVLARGVIGDITDEELLRSAGIDTCDTVVVATGENLESSVLAVMHCKSLGVPTVIAKVKSQTAKKVLEKIGGDSVISPEYEMGQSLAQTILFHNSVDVFQLDKNVSIVEMKIPQSWAGQSLSKLDLRGKYNLNILGFREQENSPLDVEFGPDDLLKADTYILAVINNQYLDTLVALNS